A genomic stretch from Chloroflexota bacterium includes:
- a CDS encoding leucine--tRNA ligase encodes MADKYIPQAIEPKWQARWEQDHLYRSTVDPTRPKHYALTMLPYPSGDLHIGHWYAMAPSDAHARYMRMRGYNVLFPMGFDAFGLPAENAAIKHGIHPFKWTMANIEKMRRQLKSMGAMFDWEREAISCLPGYYKWTQWFFLKFYERGMAYRAFAPVDFCPTCNTTLAREQVWGEDRHCERCGTPVIRKELNQWFFRTTAYADELLDFSKIDWPERVRVMQTNWIGRSEGAEVTFRSEQGDPIVVFTTRPDTLWGATFMVLAPEHPLVAKLTPPEFRPAVDAYVAEASRQTEVARLSTEKEKTGVFIGAYAVNPVNGARIPIWIADYVMMTYGTGAIMGVPSHDERDFQFALKFGLPIIPVIDRTDGKAKSRVRRDAVGEGFADALAAAGIAYEEAADSWRVALQGAAQAEAYIALARRYVRPGAWVEVVGAQWAFVFADGVRELDSVEADREILARCQALDSTSAAARTVMEMLWQEEFYRDILFHAEYGTMINSGPFTGTPGDEAIQKVTAWLEEQGIGKYAVKYKLRDWLISRQRYWGAPIPIIYCPKCGTVPVPYEDLPVLLPEDAEFLPTGESPLKYHAGFRYTTCPKCGGPAERETDTMDTFLCSSWYQYAYLSPYYEGDQPFDPREGEYWLPVDLYTGGIEHATMHLIYTRFFTKVMRDMGLVNFDEPMLRLRNQGMILGEDREKMSKSRGNVVSPDEQVAKYGADTVRAYLMFGYRWEQGGPWDSQGIEGVSRFLYRVWDCVLTPPARAATGQPTESDMRALRRKTHQTIRRATEDMEALAFNTYVANLMEFLNALVKAKETPLYGSEAWNEAIRTMVLLLAPACPHIAEELWERIGQPYSVHQQPWPEWDAEIAREEMITLAVQVNGKVRDRITVSADATEEDVRQAALAAEGVQRHTAGKQILKVIYAPGRLVSIVAK; translated from the coding sequence ATGGCAGACAAGTACATCCCGCAAGCGATTGAACCCAAATGGCAGGCGCGGTGGGAACAGGACCACCTGTACCGGTCCACGGTGGACCCCACGCGCCCGAAACACTACGCCCTGACGATGCTCCCCTATCCGTCGGGCGACCTGCACATCGGCCACTGGTACGCCATGGCGCCGTCGGACGCCCACGCGCGCTACATGCGCATGCGCGGGTACAATGTCCTGTTCCCCATGGGGTTTGACGCCTTCGGCCTGCCCGCCGAAAACGCCGCCATCAAGCACGGCATCCACCCGTTCAAGTGGACCATGGCGAACATAGAGAAGATGCGCCGCCAACTGAAGAGCATGGGCGCCATGTTTGACTGGGAGCGCGAGGCCATCTCGTGCCTCCCTGGCTACTACAAGTGGACGCAGTGGTTCTTCCTGAAGTTCTACGAGCGAGGCATGGCGTATCGCGCCTTCGCGCCGGTGGACTTCTGCCCCACGTGCAATACGACGCTGGCCCGCGAGCAGGTGTGGGGCGAGGACCGCCACTGCGAGCGGTGCGGCACGCCCGTCATCCGCAAGGAACTGAATCAGTGGTTCTTCCGCACTACGGCCTATGCCGACGAACTGCTGGACTTCTCCAAGATTGACTGGCCCGAACGGGTGCGGGTGATGCAGACCAACTGGATCGGGCGGAGCGAGGGCGCCGAGGTAACCTTCCGCAGCGAGCAGGGCGACCCGATTGTGGTGTTCACGACACGCCCCGACACGCTGTGGGGGGCCACGTTCATGGTGCTGGCCCCCGAGCACCCGCTGGTGGCCAAGTTGACGCCGCCGGAGTTCCGCCCCGCCGTGGACGCCTACGTGGCCGAGGCCAGCCGCCAGACCGAGGTGGCGCGCCTGTCCACGGAAAAGGAGAAGACCGGCGTGTTCATCGGCGCCTACGCAGTGAATCCGGTCAACGGCGCGCGCATCCCCATCTGGATCGCCGACTACGTGATGATGACCTATGGCACGGGGGCCATCATGGGGGTGCCTTCGCACGACGAGCGCGACTTCCAGTTCGCGCTGAAGTTCGGCCTGCCCATCATTCCGGTCATTGACCGCACCGATGGCAAGGCCAAGTCGCGGGTGCGGCGCGACGCCGTGGGCGAGGGGTTCGCTGATGCGCTGGCCGCCGCGGGCATCGCCTACGAGGAGGCGGCCGACTCGTGGCGCGTAGCCCTGCAGGGCGCGGCGCAGGCAGAGGCGTACATCGCCCTGGCGCGGCGCTACGTGCGCCCTGGCGCGTGGGTGGAAGTCGTCGGCGCGCAATGGGCCTTCGTCTTCGCCGACGGCGTGCGCGAGTTGGACTCGGTGGAGGCCGACCGCGAGATTCTGGCCCGCTGCCAGGCGTTGGATTCCACATCCGCCGCGGCGCGCACCGTTATGGAGATGTTGTGGCAGGAGGAGTTCTACCGCGACATCCTGTTCCACGCCGAGTACGGGACGATGATCAACTCCGGGCCGTTCACCGGCACGCCAGGGGACGAAGCCATCCAGAAAGTTACCGCCTGGCTTGAGGAGCAAGGCATCGGCAAGTACGCCGTCAAGTACAAACTGCGCGACTGGCTCATCAGCCGCCAGCGGTACTGGGGCGCGCCCATCCCCATCATCTACTGCCCGAAGTGCGGGACGGTGCCGGTGCCCTACGAGGACCTGCCGGTGCTCCTGCCAGAGGATGCCGAGTTTCTGCCCACCGGCGAAAGCCCGCTGAAGTACCACGCCGGCTTCCGCTACACCACGTGCCCCAAGTGCGGCGGCCCCGCCGAGCGCGAGACCGACACCATGGATACGTTCCTGTGCTCGTCGTGGTACCAGTACGCCTACCTCAGCCCGTACTACGAGGGCGACCAGCCGTTTGACCCCAGGGAGGGCGAATATTGGCTGCCGGTGGACCTGTACACGGGCGGGATTGAGCACGCGACCATGCACCTCATCTACACGCGCTTCTTCACAAAGGTCATGCGCGACATGGGGCTAGTGAACTTTGACGAGCCCATGTTGCGCCTGCGCAACCAGGGTATGATCCTGGGCGAGGATCGCGAGAAGATGTCCAAAAGCCGCGGCAATGTGGTGTCGCCCGACGAGCAGGTGGCGAAATACGGGGCCGACACGGTCCGCGCCTACCTGATGTTCGGATACCGCTGGGAACAGGGCGGCCCATGGGATAGCCAGGGGATTGAGGGCGTGTCGCGCTTCTTGTACCGCGTGTGGGACTGCGTGCTGACGCCGCCGGCCCGCGCCGCCACGGGACAGCCGACGGAGTCCGACATGCGCGCCCTGCGTCGCAAGACGCACCAGACCATCCGCCGCGCCACGGAAGACATGGAGGCGCTGGCCTTCAACACCTACGTCGCGAACCTGATGGAGTTCCTGAACGCGCTGGTCAAGGCGAAGGAGACGCCGCTGTACGGATCCGAGGCGTGGAACGAGGCGATTCGCACCATGGTGCTGCTGCTGGCGCCCGCGTGCCCGCACATCGCCGAGGAACTGTGGGAGCGCATCGGCCAGCCCTACAGCGTGCACCAGCAACCGTGGCCCGAATGGGATGCGGAGATCGCCCGCGAGGAGATGATCACCCTGGCGGTGCAGGTCAACGGCAAGGTGCGCGACCGCATCACCGTGTCGGCGGACGCGACGGAAGAGGACGTGCGCCAGGCCGCCCTCGCCGCCGAGGGCGTGCAGCGCCACACCGCCGGCAAGCAAATCCTGAAGGTCATCTACGCGCCCGGGCGGCTGGTCAGCATCGTGGCAAAATAG